The following are encoded in a window of Pseudomonas graminis genomic DNA:
- the argC gene encoding N-acetyl-gamma-glutamyl-phosphate reductase, which produces MVKVGIVGGTGYTGVELLRLLAQHPEAEVVAITSRSEAGLPVADMYPNLRGHYDGLAFSVPDVKVLGACDVVFFATPHGVAHALAGELLAAGTKVIDLSADFRLQNPVEWAKWYNQPHGAPELLDEAVYGLPEVNREHIKGARLIAVPGCYPTATQLGFLPLLEAGLADPSSLIADCKSGVSGAGRGASVGSLYSETSESFKAYAVKGHRHLPEITQGLRRAAGGDVGLTFVPHLTPMIRGIHATLYATVVDRSVDLQALFEKRYANEPFVDVMPVGSHPETRSVRGANVCRMAVHRPQDGDLVVVLSVIDNLVKGASGQAVQNMNIMFGLDERLGLSHAGMLP; this is translated from the coding sequence ATGGTCAAGGTCGGTATCGTCGGCGGCACGGGTTACACCGGCGTCGAGTTGCTGCGTCTTCTGGCGCAACATCCGGAGGCTGAAGTGGTTGCGATCACCTCGCGCTCCGAGGCAGGTCTGCCTGTCGCTGACATGTATCCGAACCTGCGCGGTCACTATGACGGTCTGGCATTCAGCGTGCCGGATGTCAAAGTGCTCGGCGCATGCGACGTGGTGTTCTTCGCCACGCCTCACGGAGTCGCACATGCGCTGGCGGGCGAACTCCTCGCCGCTGGCACCAAGGTCATCGACCTCTCCGCCGACTTCCGTCTGCAGAATCCGGTCGAGTGGGCCAAGTGGTACAACCAGCCCCACGGCGCGCCGGAACTGCTCGACGAGGCGGTCTACGGCCTGCCGGAAGTTAATCGCGAGCACATCAAGGGCGCACGTCTGATTGCGGTACCGGGTTGCTATCCGACCGCAACCCAGCTGGGGTTTCTTCCACTGCTCGAAGCGGGCCTGGCCGATCCGTCGAGTTTGATCGCCGACTGTAAGTCGGGCGTCAGTGGTGCAGGACGCGGCGCCAGTGTGGGCTCGCTGTATTCCGAAACCAGCGAGAGCTTCAAGGCCTATGCCGTAAAAGGGCATCGCCATCTTCCCGAAATCACCCAAGGGCTGCGTCGTGCTGCAGGCGGCGATGTCGGGCTAACGTTCGTACCGCACCTGACGCCGATGATTCGTGGCATTCACGCCACCTTGTACGCGACCGTCGTTGACAGATCGGTCGATCTGCAGGCGTTGTTCGAAAAGCGTTATGCCAATGAGCCGTTCGTCGACGTGATGCCGGTCGGCAGCCATCCGGAAACCCGGAGCGTACGCGGCGCGAACGTATGTCGTATGGCCGTGCATCGTCCGCAGGATGGCGATCTGGTGGTGGTGCTGTCGGTCATCGATAACCTGGTCAAAGGCGCTTCGGGCCAGGCCGTGCAGAACATGAACATCATGTTTGGCCTGGATGAACGCCTGGGTCTGTCCCACGCGGGGATGTTGCCTTAA
- the hemJ gene encoding protoporphyrinogen oxidase HemJ, with protein sequence MLYLWIKALHIVAMVCWFAALFYLPRLFVYHAMSEDAVSRERFCTMERKLYRGIMMPAMIATLIFGIWLIVLAPGFLQQGWLHAKLTLVVLLIGYHHVCGAQVKRFARGEPGRSHVFYRWFNEVPVLILLAVVILVVVKPF encoded by the coding sequence ATGCTCTATCTCTGGATCAAAGCGCTGCATATCGTCGCGATGGTGTGCTGGTTCGCCGCCCTGTTCTATCTGCCGCGATTGTTCGTCTATCACGCCATGAGCGAAGACGCCGTAAGCCGCGAGCGTTTCTGCACCATGGAGCGCAAGTTGTACCGGGGCATCATGATGCCCGCGATGATCGCTACCCTGATTTTCGGGATCTGGCTAATCGTCCTCGCACCGGGTTTCCTGCAGCAAGGCTGGTTGCACGCCAAGCTCACCCTCGTCGTCCTGCTGATTGGCTATCACCACGTCTGCGGCGCGCAGGTCAAACGCTTCGCCCGTGGAGAACCAGGTCGCAGCCATGTGTTTTATCGCTGGTTCAACGAAGTACCCGTGTTGATCTTGCTGGCGGTGGTCATTCTGGTTGTCGTCAAACCGTTCTGA
- a CDS encoding DUF805 domain-containing protein, producing MAEHFKIVFEGQLRTGVELETARLNLAQLFKTDVSGVDRLFTGKPVTIKRSLTRDDAQRYLAALNDAGVEGRIELEEPVSLSLDEVVEDVPQRPAFEPAASPYAPPRTPVAQDWPAVGELKVFSIQGRIGRLRYLAWSLALVAVGLLVAALCVGVLSVSLVAGGLLGTVALVAFVVVSIQIGAQRLHDAGWSAWLLLLNLVPVVGSFFPIVMMAVPGSTGPNRYGPPPPGNTPRVKVLAILWLAVLALVFIVAMMGGMETVQEQVEATTSEYEEALPYDDDTEQPVVPVDPVDIGDSSDSNDDQ from the coding sequence ATGGCGGAGCACTTCAAGATCGTTTTCGAGGGACAGTTGCGAACAGGGGTTGAGCTGGAAACTGCACGTCTGAACCTGGCGCAGCTGTTCAAGACCGACGTGTCCGGCGTTGATCGTCTCTTCACCGGGAAACCCGTGACCATCAAGCGCAGCCTGACGCGGGACGACGCGCAGCGCTATCTCGCCGCGCTGAACGATGCAGGCGTCGAAGGCCGTATCGAGCTTGAGGAGCCAGTGTCACTGAGCCTTGATGAAGTGGTGGAAGACGTTCCCCAGCGTCCGGCATTCGAACCTGCAGCATCGCCCTACGCACCGCCGCGCACACCGGTCGCACAAGACTGGCCCGCCGTGGGCGAATTGAAGGTGTTCTCCATTCAGGGGCGAATCGGCCGCTTGCGCTATCTGGCGTGGAGTCTGGCGCTGGTGGCAGTTGGCCTGCTGGTCGCCGCCCTGTGCGTCGGCGTTCTAAGCGTTTCGCTGGTGGCAGGCGGACTGCTCGGCACCGTTGCCCTCGTCGCGTTCGTGGTTGTCAGCATCCAGATCGGCGCCCAGCGGTTGCACGATGCCGGTTGGTCAGCCTGGTTGCTGTTGCTGAATCTGGTACCGGTAGTGGGCAGCTTCTTTCCGATCGTGATGATGGCCGTCCCCGGCAGCACGGGCCCGAATAGGTATGGTCCGCCGCCGCCAGGTAACACACCGCGCGTCAAGGTCCTCGCCATCCTGTGGCTTGCGGTGCTTGCGCTGGTGTTTATCGTCGCGATGATGGGTGGCATGGAGACTGTTCAAGAGCAGGTCGAAGCCACCACCAGCGAATACGAGGAAGCGCTGCCGTACGACGATGACACGGAACAACCGGTCGTTCCCGTTGATCCTGTAGATATTGGTGACTCGTCCGACAGCAACGACGACCAATAA
- a CDS encoding SDR family NAD(P)-dependent oxidoreductase, translating to MTRYAMVTGASSGIGLAMAEALARRGRNLILVARHREMLESIAIEFTQRFGVEVLFRACDLGEPLRLSGFLLELEEGSRSIDLLVNCAGIGNSGPFLAQEWAQEQDLLDLNVLALTRLCHTVGNLMAVQGGGQILNVASIMGFQPGPWMSTYAASKAYVLHFSEGLREELHKTGVKISVLCPGPTRTAFFRTAQLDAGKFTHDRHMTAEEVALYTVRALDKNRAVIIPGWRNRLLTRLPRFASRWMTRKLWGSILKSRTSV from the coding sequence ATGACCCGTTACGCCATGGTCACAGGGGCATCCAGCGGTATTGGCCTGGCGATGGCCGAAGCCCTCGCCCGCCGGGGTCGAAACCTTATTCTGGTGGCCAGGCACCGGGAGATGCTCGAGAGCATCGCAATCGAGTTCACCCAACGCTTTGGTGTAGAGGTGCTGTTCCGCGCCTGCGATCTGGGTGAGCCACTGCGCCTCTCGGGCTTTCTGCTTGAACTTGAGGAAGGCTCGCGAAGTATCGATTTGCTGGTCAACTGCGCGGGTATTGGCAACAGCGGGCCGTTTCTAGCCCAAGAGTGGGCGCAGGAGCAGGACCTGCTCGACCTTAATGTGCTCGCGTTGACGCGCCTCTGTCACACAGTTGGCAACCTGATGGCGGTGCAAGGCGGTGGCCAGATCCTCAACGTTGCGTCGATCATGGGCTTTCAACCCGGGCCGTGGATGAGCACCTACGCCGCGAGCAAAGCGTATGTACTGCATTTTTCCGAAGGGCTTCGCGAGGAACTGCACAAAACCGGCGTGAAGATTTCGGTGTTGTGCCCCGGGCCGACGCGAACGGCGTTTTTCCGCACCGCACAGCTGGACGCCGGCAAGTTCACCCACGACAGACACATGACCGCCGAGGAAGTTGCGCTGTACACGGTTCGCGCGCTGGACAAGAACCGTGCGGTGATCATTCCCGGTTGGCGTAACAGGCTGCTGACACGCCTTCCGCGCTTTGCCAGTCGCTGGATGACGCGAAAACTCTGGGGCTCGATTCTCAAATCTCGTACGTCAGTCTGA
- a CDS encoding histidine triad nucleotide-binding protein, producing MDTLFTKIINREIPAKIIYEDDQVLAFHDIAPQAPVHFLVIPKKQIATLNDVTEDDKALLGHILFTAQRLAKELGCEDGFRVVMNTNEKGGQTVYHIHMHVLGQRQMNWPPG from the coding sequence GTGGATACTTTGTTCACCAAGATCATCAACCGGGAAATTCCGGCGAAGATCATCTATGAAGATGATCAGGTACTGGCTTTTCACGACATCGCCCCACAGGCGCCAGTGCATTTTCTGGTCATTCCGAAGAAGCAGATCGCCACCCTTAACGACGTGACTGAAGATGATAAGGCCCTGCTGGGCCATATCCTGTTCACGGCGCAGCGCCTGGCGAAAGAGCTGGGTTGCGAGGATGGCTTCCGCGTGGTCATGAACACCAACGAAAAAGGCGGGCAGACCGTTTATCACATTCATATGCACGTGCTGGGTCAGCGCCAGATGAACTGGCCGCCGGGCTGA